DNA from Parabacteroides sp. FAFU027:
TTGCCAATAAGTTATACGCATAGGCTCTGTAAAATAAAGCTTCAGCTTTAAGGCTGTTTTTATTGGCTTGTCCCATTGTTCCAACATTGCCGGTTTCAATGTTGTTGATGATAACATTCGCATTGTTGATGATTTTATAAGCCCATGACCATGTCCAGGAGGCAGCTTCATCTGTGGAATTCAACAAACCATAGGTAACATATGGAGTTTCGATACCTTGTGGCTGCACTGACATTGTTATGTCTGTTCCGGCTTGCCATACAGCCAGATAACCTTGTCTGTCATCTCTGCATAAAAATGGATTAAACTGTTGCTGAAGTCCGACAATCTGAGCTTCCATCCCCAAAGAGTCAGTCAGCGTTTCAGGTGAATAGGATGCTAATACTTTTTCATCCAGGAAGGACTTGTCACACGAAGTAAAGACCTGCGATGCGAGCAGTAGTCCAAATAATACTTTATTATATCTTTTCATAGTGATTCTGATTTAATCGTTATCAAAGAGTTATATTGAGACCAACTGTAAAGGTTCTGGTTGTCGGATAATCGTTAGTCCAGTCTCCTGATCCGCGGGGTGCCTGATTGGCTTCAGGATCCCATCCGATCCAGTTTGTAAATGTGTAAAGGTTACGTCCTGACAGGTACACAGTTGCAGCGCTGATTCCTGCTTTTTTGAGTAAAGTTTGAGGTACGGTGTAGCTCAAAGTAACATCTTTGATACGGGTATAATTGTTTTTGAGAGGGAAGCTATATCCCAGAGTGTTGGCATAAACAAGTGATGGCCAGTAATTATCCTGATTTTGAGCAGTCCAGTAACCTACTTCTTTAGGTGTATTGCGTCGTCCGGCTTCATCTCCGAAGAAAATTTCTGAACTTGCACTTTTCATACTACCCTGAACAGTTTCAATGAACACACTTAAATGGAAGTCTCCGTAATGGAACGTATTTGTTATGCCACCTCTCCATTTCGGTGCTGTTTGTCCCAGTATAACTTTATCTTTCGAATCGATGATGCCATCACCTTTGTCTGGAATACCATCTCCATCAGAGTCTACGATTAGTTGGTCTTTGAATTTTACGTCACCGGCTTTATTGACTTTATCGGTAGCGGCAATCTCACTCGCCTGCCAGATACCTATTTTTTCGTAGTCATAAATCACACCTATTGGTTTGCCAATAAACCATTTGTTGCCAATGTCATCCTTGCCATCCCCATATAAATCAACAATTTTGTTTTTATTAGTGGCAAAATTCAGGCTGGTTTCCCAACTGAACTTATCGATCTTCAGGTTTTTGGTGTTAATGGTGATTTCAAGACCTTTGTTTTCAATTTTACCCAAGTTGTCATATACATTTGCATATCCGGTGATATTGGGAATATTACGCTTCATTAATAAATCGTAGGTGTTGTTTTGATATGCTTCGATCGTTCCAAAGATTCTGTTATTCAGGAATCCGAAATCCAAACCAATGTTTTTTGAACTTGTACTTTCCCAGTTTAGGTTTGCATTTCCCAATATGTTGGCATAAGTACCAATTACTCCGGTGCCGTTATATGGAATTTTACCAGATCCTGATGTGGTTTCAGTTTGATTGATACCGATCGCTTCGTTACCGGTTGTTCCGTAAGAGAAGCGAAGTTTCAGGTTGTTTAGGAAAGTGTATTGTTTCATAAAGGCTTCATTGTTAATGTTCCAGCCCAAAGCAAAAGATGGGAATACACCGTATTTACTGGTGTTGGCTCCAAATACAGAACTGCCGTCTCGTCTGGCTGTTGCTGAGAATAGATATCGACTATCATAAGAGTAGTTGAAACGTCCCATTTGTGACAACAAGGTGTAATCGTAAGCTGCGGATGAAATCGCAGTCTGAGTCGTACCTGCTGCCATGTTGTAATAACTTAATCCATCGTTAATGAAGCCCACTGCATTTGAGCCATCCTTGAAGTAACTTGTTTTTTGAGCACTGTAAAGTGCTGTAACATCAAAGTGGTGCTTCTGGATATCTTTCGTGTAAGACAGGATGTTTTCAACTACCCAGAATTTCTTTTCAGAACTTGATGCTGAAGCAGATCCCCCTTGTGTATTACCGGCAAGGACTCCGTAATAACTTCTTGAGTTATTGATAATGTAAGATTGAGAAGCGTTTACGCGGTATTTCAGTCCTTTAAAAGGAGTAAGCTCTGCATACACTGTACCGGTCAGATTCTTTGTTACATTTGAAAGATCTGCATTAAGATTGAGCATCGGGTTCAAGTAAAGCGTTTCGGGATAATTGGGGTAAGTGATATAATTACCCGAGCCGTCAGTTGGTACAGTAAACGGACTCATTGCACAAGCGTATAGAAGGTTTACCTTGTCAGACCCATTGCTATAATCATTGTTGACAAATGAGAGGTTAGTACCTACTGTCAACCATTCTTTCAGATTAATATCCAAGTTGGTACGTAAACTGAATCGCTTGTAGTCATATCCTTTAATTACACCCTTTTGATCCAACAGATCCCCCGATACATAATATCTGGCCTCTTGAGTACCACCGTTGATACTGATATTATGGTCCTGTATATTTCCTTGCTGGGTCGCTTCTTTCAGCCAGTCGGTTGGTGTAAACTGACCATTTACCCATTTTTGGTAATTAGCCGCTTCTCCATAATACATCAGATCACCGGTTGCCCCCGCTTTTTGAGTTTTGTAATCCTGGTATTTTTGGTAATATTCAGCTGCACTCCGGGGGGTAAATTCATGTGCGATGTTTTCAACGCCACCGTAGCCGTTATAACGGATGATAGGCGCTCCCGATTTACCTTTTTTAGTGGTGATAAGGATAACACCAGCCGATCCACGGGTACCGTAAATAGCTACGGCAGAAGCATCTTTCAAAATCTCCATTGATTCGATGTCAGCCGGATTGATATCATTCGTACTTCCGTAGAATGGAATTCCATCTACAACAATAAATGGCGATGTTGAAGCATTGATAGAGTTTGCTCCACGAACCTGGATCGTTGTTTCTCGACCCGGAACAGATGAAGTCTGAGAGACATTAACACCGGCAGCCGAACCCTGAATGGCTTGCATTACATTCGTTACCGGTACCTGATTGAATCGATCTTTGGGAACAGACGTTACAGACCCGGTAATGTCACTTCGTTTTTGAGTACCATAACCTACAACCACAACTTCATTTAGTCCGGCGGATTTATCTTGTAGGGTAATACTGAGAGCAGTCTTGCTTCCAACAGCTACTTCCTGATTCTCCATTCCCACATAAGAGAATACAAGAACAGCGTTTGCAGGGACATTACTTAATGAGAAGTTCCCGTTATAGTCGGTTATGGTTCCAAGCGTAGTTCCTTTGATTTTAATACTTACACCGATAAGAGTTTCACCGTGAGTGTCTTTTACTTTACCGGTGATAGTCCCTTTTTTTTGTTGAACAGTTGCCGTATTGGCTGCTGTTCCATTTTGATTTGCCCAAAGTGTCGGCATGGAGGTGCAGACTGACAGAGCAAGTACGGATAGAATTTTTTTTCTTACATCCATGGTTGATTAGATTGATTTGATTAAACGATAATTGGGGTTAACAAATATTCCGACAAAGCAGAAATGAAAAAACAGTGTCGGAAGACGCTGATAATTTATGGGCTGTAGTTAGAATGTATGTTCATAGATTTAGTATTAGGTTAGCAATCAGTTTATAAACAATGACAGCAAAAGTAAACGGGTGAGCTTCTCTGGGGGGCTGATTGTATGTCAAAGAGGTCTGAAAAAGAGGCATGATATTCAGTTTGATAAGATTGAATGAAATATATACCCCCGTTTGACCGAAAAACTGACCTAATATTCTCCTTTTAAGACTGATTTATTTAGTAAACTTGCAAACCTTAAATTACTACCATGAAAAAGTATCTGATAACGATTGCTCTCGTACTGTTTTGTAATTATCATTTTCGGGCAAAAAATCTCCCTGCCAGATTCAGCTTCGAACATTTTCCTTATATCGATCAGTTGCCGTC
Protein-coding regions in this window:
- a CDS encoding SusC/RagA family TonB-linked outer membrane protein, with translation MDVRKKILSVLALSVCTSMPTLWANQNGTAANTATVQQKKGTITGKVKDTHGETLIGVSIKIKGTTLGTITDYNGNFSLSNVPANAVLVFSYVGMENQEVAVGSKTALSITLQDKSAGLNEVVVVGYGTQKRSDITGSVTSVPKDRFNQVPVTNVMQAIQGSAAGVNVSQTSSVPGRETTIQVRGANSINASTSPFIVVDGIPFYGSTNDINPADIESMEILKDASAVAIYGTRGSAGVILITTKKGKSGAPIIRYNGYGGVENIAHEFTPRSAAEYYQKYQDYKTQKAGATGDLMYYGEAANYQKWVNGQFTPTDWLKEATQQGNIQDHNISINGGTQEARYYVSGDLLDQKGVIKGYDYKRFSLRTNLDINLKEWLTVGTNLSFVNNDYSNGSDKVNLLYACAMSPFTVPTDGSGNYITYPNYPETLYLNPMLNLNADLSNVTKNLTGTVYAELTPFKGLKYRVNASQSYIINNSRSYYGVLAGNTQGGSASASSSEKKFWVVENILSYTKDIQKHHFDVTALYSAQKTSYFKDGSNAVGFINDGLSYYNMAAGTTQTAISSAAYDYTLLSQMGRFNYSYDSRYLFSATARRDGSSVFGANTSKYGVFPSFALGWNINNEAFMKQYTFLNNLKLRFSYGTTGNEAIGINQTETTSGSGKIPYNGTGVIGTYANILGNANLNWESTSSKNIGLDFGFLNNRIFGTIEAYQNNTYDLLMKRNIPNITGYANVYDNLGKIENKGLEITINTKNLKIDKFSWETSLNFATNKNKIVDLYGDGKDDIGNKWFIGKPIGVIYDYEKIGIWQASEIAATDKVNKAGDVKFKDQLIVDSDGDGIPDKGDGIIDSKDKVILGQTAPKWRGGITNTFHYGDFHLSVFIETVQGSMKSASSEIFFGDEAGRRNTPKEVGYWTAQNQDNYWPSLVYANTLGYSFPLKNNYTRIKDVTLSYTVPQTLLKKAGISAATVYLSGRNLYTFTNWIGWDPEANQAPRGSGDWTNDYPTTRTFTVGLNITL